Proteins from a genomic interval of Symmachiella macrocystis:
- the recR gene encoding recombination mediator RecR: protein MNPYGPAVENLIDQFQALPGIGRKSAERLAHYILQSSSDDALQLSRAIEQVKQTVRPCSVCFNLTDEETCSICSDSRRDPQVVCVVELPRDLMAVEAAGVFGGRYHVLQGRISPLEGVGPEQLTVDALIRRVKDTPVTEIVMATNPTLEGDGTALYISNVLDDLPVKITRLARGIAAGSVLEFSNREVLADAMRGRQPF, encoded by the coding sequence GTGAATCCGTATGGACCGGCGGTCGAAAACTTGATCGATCAATTCCAAGCCCTTCCCGGCATCGGCCGCAAATCGGCCGAACGCTTGGCGCATTACATTTTGCAATCTTCCTCCGACGATGCCCTGCAATTGTCGCGAGCCATTGAGCAGGTCAAACAGACTGTGCGTCCCTGCTCTGTCTGTTTCAATTTAACGGATGAAGAGACTTGTAGTATTTGTTCCGATTCGCGGCGCGATCCACAGGTGGTTTGTGTGGTGGAACTGCCTCGTGACTTGATGGCCGTCGAGGCTGCCGGCGTATTCGGCGGCCGCTACCACGTCCTCCAAGGCCGGATTTCTCCCTTGGAAGGGGTCGGGCCGGAACAACTGACTGTTGATGCCCTGATTCGCCGCGTGAAAGATACACCTGTAACGGAAATCGTGATGGCCACGAATCCTACACTCGAAGGGGACGGGACAGCTTTGTACATCAGTAACGTTCTGGATGACCTGCCAGTAAAAATCACCCGTCTGGCGCGGGGAATTGCCGCAGGAAGCGTGCTAGAGTTCTCTAACCGCGAAGTCCTGGCTGATGCCATGCGGGGCCGACAACCTTTTTAA
- a CDS encoding sodium:solute symporter family protein — translation MQLDFIDWSIIFGFFAISLVIGAVVSRQAGKSSADFFLSGRNMPWWLLGFSMVATTFAADTPGLVTNIVRENGVAGNWVWWAFLLTGMLTVFVYAKLWRRSGITTDLEFYELRYSGKPAAFLRGFRALYLGVFFNIIIMANVSLAAIKIGHVMLGLDPAQTIVIAATVAVIFSAMGGLKGVLLTDFLLFIIAMVGSIGAAIVALQQADIGGMAKLITHPNVQDKMAMLPAFDLSTTASRDLLMTLLVIPLSVQWWSVWYPGAEPGGGGYIAQRMLAAKDEKHAIGATLFFNVAHYALRPWPWIIVALASLVVFPDNASLQLAYPDMPADQVKGDLAYPAMLAFLPHGLLGLVVASLIAAFMSTISTHLNWGSSYIVNDFYQRFVRPDAEQKELVRVGRLSTVLMMVFAGILALFLKDAYQGFEILLQIGAGTGLLFILRWFWWRINPYSEIVAMVVSFMVALWAAFAAPEDMPSWVKLSVGVGITTVAWILATLVTPADDEEKLRSFYRLVHPGGLGWKRVLDKAAADGVPLPKDGNSHIGLGVACMLVGCLGVYSALFATGYYLYGQTTNAIILTVVAVIAAGFLATMWSKITAGDQSTPGQKPDVVED, via the coding sequence ATGCAACTGGATTTCATTGACTGGTCGATCATCTTTGGTTTTTTCGCGATCTCACTGGTCATCGGAGCCGTCGTTAGCCGGCAAGCGGGCAAGAGCTCGGCGGATTTTTTCCTATCGGGCCGCAACATGCCGTGGTGGCTGTTGGGATTCTCGATGGTGGCCACGACGTTTGCCGCGGACACGCCGGGGTTGGTCACGAACATCGTGCGAGAAAACGGCGTCGCCGGCAACTGGGTCTGGTGGGCATTTTTGCTGACCGGCATGTTGACGGTTTTCGTGTACGCCAAATTGTGGCGGCGGTCGGGGATTACGACGGACCTGGAATTCTATGAGCTGCGCTACAGCGGAAAACCGGCGGCGTTTTTGCGCGGGTTTCGCGCGTTGTATTTGGGTGTGTTCTTTAACATCATTATCATGGCCAACGTCTCGCTGGCAGCGATCAAAATCGGCCATGTGATGCTTGGATTGGATCCGGCCCAGACCATTGTGATTGCTGCCACAGTCGCCGTAATCTTCAGCGCCATGGGAGGACTCAAAGGGGTATTGCTGACGGACTTCTTGTTATTCATCATCGCCATGGTGGGATCCATCGGCGCCGCCATCGTCGCTCTGCAACAGGCTGATATTGGCGGCATGGCGAAATTGATCACGCATCCCAACGTTCAAGACAAAATGGCAATGCTGCCCGCCTTTGACCTCAGCACCACGGCCAGTCGAGACCTGTTGATGACACTGTTAGTCATTCCACTCTCAGTGCAGTGGTGGAGCGTGTGGTATCCCGGAGCTGAGCCGGGTGGCGGCGGCTATATCGCGCAGCGGATGTTGGCTGCTAAAGATGAGAAGCACGCCATCGGCGCGACGTTATTTTTTAACGTGGCGCACTACGCTCTGCGGCCCTGGCCCTGGATCATTGTCGCTTTAGCATCGCTTGTGGTTTTTCCCGACAATGCGTCGCTGCAACTGGCCTATCCCGACATGCCCGCCGATCAGGTCAAAGGCGACTTGGCTTATCCGGCGATGTTGGCGTTCCTGCCACACGGCCTACTGGGGCTGGTGGTTGCCTCGTTGATCGCGGCCTTTATGTCAACAATTTCAACACACCTCAACTGGGGATCGTCCTATATCGTCAACGACTTTTATCAACGATTCGTGCGTCCCGATGCTGAGCAAAAAGAACTGGTCCGCGTCGGCCGACTTTCCACAGTGCTGATGATGGTTTTTGCGGGCATCTTGGCATTGTTTCTTAAGGATGCCTATCAAGGCTTTGAAATCCTATTACAGATCGGAGCGGGAACGGGGCTGTTGTTCATCCTGCGTTGGTTCTGGTGGCGGATTAATCCGTACAGTGAAATCGTGGCGATGGTCGTTTCATTCATGGTCGCTCTGTGGGCAGCATTCGCCGCTCCGGAAGACATGCCTTCATGGGTCAAACTTTCAGTCGGTGTCGGAATCACTACCGTGGCCTGGATCCTGGCGACGCTGGTGACACCTGCCGATGACGAAGAGAAATTACGCAGCTTTTACCGCCTCGTACATCCGGGCGGCCTCGGCTGGAAACGCGTATTGGACAAAGCCGCCGCGGATGGGGTCCCCCTGCCCAAGGACGGCAACTCCCATATCGGCCTGGGTGTCGCCTGCATGCTCGTTGGTTGCCTAGGTGTCTATTCCGCTCTGTTTGCCACCGGATACTATTTATACGGCCAAACCACGAACGCGATTATTCTAACAGTCGTCGCAGTAATCGCCGCCGGTTTCTTAGCCACCATGTGGAGCAAAATCACCGCCGGCGACCAGAGCACGCCGGGACAGAAACCGGATGTTGTGGAAGACTAA
- a CDS encoding DUF6655 family protein: protein MNQPTQIVSLVFLAACLGGCGTTRWSDTPRTATEQRLISNAIDESVNSIDVSPLAHQKVYFDTSNIDDSVQQKYLISSLKYHLLRNGCYVLEKKEEAEYVVEARAGVIGTDHHDLLIGIPESSLGAGIPGMPASLPEMALYKKTNQLGEAKIGLFAYHRTEGNLVWSSDTKISNKLAKSVWALGVGPMQRDGTDGPIRWAGEAPPQLPKLAMPALSVPQFARKDEPETPKYEMPELAPPPSELDSGKVSIQPAGNEIPVLK, encoded by the coding sequence ATGAATCAACCGACTCAAATTGTATCCCTTGTCTTTCTTGCAGCCTGCTTGGGCGGATGTGGGACGACGCGGTGGTCCGATACCCCCCGCACCGCCACCGAGCAACGATTGATTTCCAACGCGATTGACGAATCTGTTAATAGCATCGACGTGAGTCCGTTGGCCCATCAAAAAGTCTACTTCGACACCAGCAACATCGACGACAGTGTACAACAAAAGTACTTGATCAGCAGCTTGAAATATCACTTGCTGAGAAATGGTTGCTATGTGTTGGAGAAAAAAGAAGAAGCGGAATACGTCGTCGAAGCCCGCGCCGGTGTCATCGGCACGGATCACCACGATCTGTTGATCGGTATCCCCGAGTCGTCGCTCGGAGCAGGCATCCCCGGCATGCCGGCGTCGCTTCCAGAAATGGCTTTGTACAAAAAGACCAATCAATTGGGCGAAGCCAAAATCGGACTGTTTGCCTATCACCGCACCGAAGGCAACCTCGTCTGGAGTTCCGATACCAAGATCTCCAACAAACTGGCCAAAAGCGTTTGGGCCTTGGGTGTCGGTCCGATGCAGCGCGATGGAACAGATGGTCCCATCCGTTGGGCGGGCGAAGCTCCTCCACAGTTGCCCAAGCTAGCGATGCCCGCGCTTTCAGTGCCCCAATTCGCACGCAAGGATGAGCCGGAAACGCCCAAATATGAGATGCCGGAATTGGCGCCGCCACCCTCTGAGCTGGATTCTGGAAAAGTTTCTATCCAACCGGCCGGGAATGAAATTCCTGTTCTCAAATAA
- a CDS encoding YbaB/EbfC family nucleoid-associated protein → MLKGLGNLASLMKNAQEMQSRMSDMQENLGKIRAEGSAGGGMVTVEVTGKQQIVSCKIEQSLIDDGDREMLEDLVVSATNQALKKVQEATATEMAGLTGDMNLPGLGDALSQLGLGGGNPKT, encoded by the coding sequence ATGTTAAAAGGTTTGGGAAACCTGGCGTCGTTGATGAAAAACGCGCAGGAAATGCAATCGCGCATGAGCGACATGCAAGAAAATCTGGGCAAAATCCGCGCCGAGGGAAGTGCCGGTGGCGGGATGGTGACCGTGGAAGTCACCGGGAAACAACAGATTGTCAGCTGCAAGATCGAACAATCGCTGATTGACGATGGCGATCGCGAAATGCTGGAAGACCTCGTCGTGTCTGCCACCAATCAGGCGCTGAAAAAAGTGCAGGAAGCAACAGCGACTGAGATGGCCGGACTGACCGGTGACATGAATCTTCCCGGGCTGGGTGACGCACTGTCGCAACTCGGTTTGGGAGGAGGAAATCCAAAGACGTAG
- a CDS encoding 16S rRNA (uracil(1498)-N(3))-methyltransferase, with protein MTHPRFFLPANLKGPTAELLGPEAHHLHNVLRLQPGDEIELFDGDGTEATARVESASKKRIVVSILSRQPGAAELPVPLILATAIPKGDRFRWLVEKATELGVTRLVPLQTERSVVDPRATKLEKMRAAVIAASKQCRRARLMEITPLQNWAEFLTSRPTDDPLLMAHPGGAAWQADWVAGERPTTICIGPEGGFSDAEISLANSRATLVDLGPRILRIETAALALVALCGASLRS; from the coding sequence GTGACACATCCTCGGTTTTTTCTTCCCGCCAATTTGAAGGGCCCAACGGCTGAGTTGCTCGGTCCCGAAGCGCACCACTTGCACAATGTGCTGCGGTTGCAACCGGGCGATGAGATTGAATTGTTCGACGGCGACGGAACGGAAGCGACAGCGCGGGTCGAGTCGGCGAGCAAAAAACGGATCGTGGTCTCGATCCTTTCGCGACAACCAGGAGCGGCGGAGCTGCCGGTGCCCTTGATCCTAGCCACGGCTATTCCCAAGGGGGACCGTTTTCGTTGGTTGGTGGAAAAGGCGACCGAATTGGGAGTGACGCGGTTGGTCCCTTTGCAAACTGAGCGGAGCGTTGTTGATCCACGGGCGACGAAGTTGGAAAAAATGCGAGCGGCGGTCATCGCTGCCTCAAAACAATGCCGCCGCGCCCGATTGATGGAAATCACCCCGCTCCAAAACTGGGCGGAGTTTTTAACATCGCGTCCCACGGATGATCCGTTGCTCATGGCACATCCCGGCGGCGCAGCGTGGCAAGCGGATTGGGTGGCGGGTGAGCGGCCGACGACTATTTGCATTGGCCCCGAAGGGGGGTTCTCTGATGCTGAGATTTCGCTGGCGAATTCGCGCGCAACGTTGGTGGATCTTGGCCCGCGCATCTTACGCATCGAAACCGCGGCATTGGCGCTGGTCGCGCTGTGCGGTGCGTCGCTGCGATCCTAG
- a CDS encoding glycoside hydrolase family 20 zincin-like fold domain-containing protein produces MRNRSPQKWVVLIILVIGMTAAGPTHAAEDLGIVPTPQKVESQNGSFSINRETQVVLGKDATDAERFAAEDLRTALQEIYGFPLPLGEPGTSRPNSIVIGKPDTNRLVSKLMQEHGLSFSAKTKEQGYVLGISDRGIVIAAENEPGLLYGTMSLRQIAQVKGAEKPLPSVRIHDWPHVKMRGVQEETAYGQASTMENYKAIIRFIARYKMNTYFIYLEDNYRFKKYPSIGVGRGAFDADQINELEAYAKQYHIELIPIFEMLGNQGTLLMNAEVLPFSEYPGSHSFATDDAAFEFLENCFLELIDVFDSKYFHAGLDESWDLGFGKTEAAVKKDGRGLVHAQHYRRLNKLFKDHDKTMIMYGDVIVNRKDPSVILNAIPKDIVLMDWVYGPKQHYDSVDKLAAHDFPLMVLPGLNNWSRIFPTTSAALINIRNFTLDGIRHNALGSFTSTWGDFGSKNLREMNYFGYAYGAEVTWSPQSTDVASFYDRFFTLHNGPGTATPLRAVFALLEKWPFGLPIVDYFRHPFAPRYEYGGRKPNASKTGHSEQDLWRVREDARVAEALIAALRPVITRRKGDLDYYEYCARMHRNYVHGQLLVRSLRDFASSDPSPEQITAAKQRFTREARAVRDETLALRKTFQELWLRTNQPDNLQYAVDEYDMLIKAWDDTATRAEEGVFAFDSRPASQWIYHPLGFEKQEQIQHASFRKTLILDPQNIELAGIQVQGDTHVKLFVNGKLIGEQFARRNFSAPVNPHLLELYDIKPYLNPGKNVISVEAHAYGTENHQLEPGGPERCGGFHLYGELIGKNGQVTPIFSDSSWKVSNKPGDDWTSTGYDDANWPSAQGDEKPTVWISYPDFRSGQKGFSDQR; encoded by the coding sequence ATGCGTAACAGGTCGCCGCAAAAATGGGTTGTGTTGATCATCCTGGTGATCGGTATGACCGCAGCAGGTCCGACGCACGCCGCGGAGGATTTGGGCATTGTTCCCACGCCGCAAAAAGTCGAATCGCAAAACGGCAGTTTTTCGATCAATCGCGAAACCCAAGTGGTGCTCGGCAAAGATGCCACCGACGCGGAACGGTTCGCGGCCGAGGATTTGCGAACCGCGCTTCAAGAGATCTACGGCTTCCCACTACCGCTGGGCGAACCAGGCACGTCGCGCCCGAATAGCATCGTGATCGGCAAACCGGACACGAATCGACTTGTCAGCAAGTTGATGCAGGAACACGGCTTGTCGTTTTCAGCCAAGACGAAAGAGCAAGGTTATGTGCTGGGGATCAGCGATCGGGGAATCGTGATCGCTGCGGAAAACGAACCGGGGCTGTTGTACGGCACGATGAGTCTGCGGCAAATCGCGCAGGTCAAAGGAGCGGAAAAGCCATTGCCGTCTGTCCGGATCCACGATTGGCCGCACGTAAAAATGCGAGGCGTGCAGGAGGAGACCGCCTACGGACAAGCCTCGACGATGGAGAATTACAAAGCGATCATCCGCTTCATCGCCCGATATAAGATGAACACCTACTTCATCTATTTGGAAGACAACTACCGCTTCAAGAAATACCCCTCAATCGGTGTCGGCCGCGGTGCTTTCGATGCGGATCAAATCAACGAACTGGAAGCGTATGCCAAGCAGTATCACATCGAGTTGATTCCGATTTTCGAAATGCTGGGCAACCAAGGGACGTTGTTGATGAACGCCGAGGTGTTGCCTTTCAGCGAATACCCCGGTTCGCATTCCTTTGCCACCGATGATGCGGCTTTTGAATTTTTGGAGAACTGCTTTTTGGAATTGATCGACGTCTTCGATTCCAAGTATTTCCATGCCGGATTGGACGAATCGTGGGATCTGGGTTTTGGCAAAACCGAAGCGGCAGTCAAAAAAGACGGTCGCGGCTTGGTGCATGCCCAACACTACCGCCGGTTGAACAAATTGTTTAAAGACCACGACAAAACGATGATCATGTACGGCGATGTGATCGTCAACCGCAAGGATCCGTCGGTGATTTTAAACGCGATCCCCAAGGATATCGTGTTGATGGATTGGGTGTACGGTCCTAAGCAACATTACGACAGCGTCGACAAATTGGCGGCACATGATTTCCCCTTGATGGTGCTCCCGGGCTTGAACAACTGGAGTCGGATTTTCCCCACGACATCGGCGGCGCTGATCAACATTCGCAATTTCACGCTGGACGGCATTCGGCACAATGCGCTCGGTTCCTTCACGTCGACCTGGGGGGACTTCGGTTCCAAAAATCTGCGAGAGATGAATTATTTCGGCTACGCTTACGGAGCCGAAGTGACGTGGTCGCCGCAATCGACCGACGTGGCGAGTTTCTACGATCGGTTTTTCACGCTGCACAACGGCCCGGGGACGGCGACGCCCTTGCGAGCCGTGTTTGCGTTGCTAGAGAAGTGGCCGTTCGGATTGCCGATTGTGGATTACTTCCGGCATCCTTTTGCGCCGCGGTATGAGTATGGCGGACGCAAACCCAACGCCAGCAAAACGGGGCATTCCGAGCAAGATCTCTGGCGGGTCCGCGAGGATGCTCGCGTGGCCGAAGCGTTGATCGCCGCGTTACGCCCGGTGATTACACGCCGCAAGGGCGACCTGGACTACTACGAATACTGCGCTCGCATGCACCGCAATTATGTACACGGGCAACTGTTGGTCCGCAGTTTGCGGGACTTTGCTTCGAGCGATCCGTCCCCGGAACAAATCACCGCTGCGAAACAACGGTTCACGCGCGAGGCCCGGGCGGTGCGCGATGAAACGTTGGCGCTGCGAAAGACGTTTCAAGAATTGTGGTTGCGGACCAACCAGCCGGACAATCTGCAATACGCCGTCGATGAGTACGACATGCTGATCAAAGCTTGGGACGATACGGCGACGCGGGCCGAAGAGGGTGTCTTTGCATTCGATTCACGGCCGGCGTCGCAGTGGATTTATCATCCACTGGGATTCGAGAAGCAAGAGCAAATTCAACATGCGTCGTTCCGCAAGACGTTGATATTGGATCCTCAGAACATCGAGTTAGCCGGCATTCAAGTGCAAGGGGACACACATGTGAAGTTGTTCGTCAACGGCAAACTGATTGGCGAACAGTTCGCGCGGCGGAATTTTTCGGCACCGGTCAATCCGCATTTACTGGAACTGTACGACATCAAGCCATACCTCAACCCGGGCAAAAATGTGATCTCCGTCGAGGCACATGCCTACGGCACTGAGAACCATCAGTTGGAACCGGGCGGACCGGAGCGGTGCGGCGGATTTCATCTCTACGGTGAATTGATTGGCAAAAATGGGCAGGTGACGCCGATTTTTTCCGACTCGTCCTGGAAAGTCAGTAACAAGCCGGGTGACGATTGGACGTCGACCGGCTACGATGATGCGAACTGGCCGTCGGCTCAAGGTGATGAGAAACCAACGGTGTGGATCAGTTATCCGGACTTTCGTTCCGGCCAAAAGGGTTTCAGCGACCAACGTTAA
- the dnaX gene encoding DNA polymerase III subunit gamma/tau codes for MQTPNSEYTVLARRFRPQTFDEVVGQGMVAQALRNAISSSRVAHAYLFTGARGVGKTSTARILAKSLNCPNVQDGDPCNTCEICLGISAGTDVDVLEIDGASNRGIEDIRSLRANVNVKSMRTRYKVYIIDEVHMLTREAFNALLKTLEEPPPTVKFIFCTTEPNKLPDTILSRCQRFDFGTIDTPNISVRLKQIAEAEGIAVEDAAIELIARRAAGSMRDSQSLFDQLLAFGGDPITPADVHRLFGTADDQRLVEVFEAVISGEKGAALQTLDAALEEGIQLGEVTTQLLDYLRDLMVLAAGAEQVRLSSVSPELRPQLVEQAKRWGLETIVAAMEILSEAKGRMQRVAYGRALAELALVRMSLLQHLHDLSDLIRQVKSGAVNLPATNGTAPTRQPPAANLTSAPPPQKKTDPPPAETLSEAIPALETRPTIDFQTGSEEEIWAEVLTRVPDMVKTNVQRASGIAIIGPNALEISFPKSYHFNLEYCQRREQMSRLEAALEEVVGRKVGITLKLADDPSPATIPDEKKASPTGTKHRIDPENDPLVKKAMTVFNATVVKVEER; via the coding sequence ATGCAAACACCCAACTCCGAATATACAGTCCTCGCCCGCCGTTTTCGTCCGCAGACTTTCGACGAAGTCGTCGGCCAAGGCATGGTGGCACAGGCGCTGCGCAATGCCATTTCCAGTAGCCGTGTTGCGCACGCCTATTTGTTTACCGGCGCACGGGGCGTCGGCAAGACGTCGACGGCGCGGATTTTGGCCAAATCGCTCAACTGCCCAAACGTGCAAGACGGCGACCCCTGCAATACCTGCGAAATCTGCCTGGGCATCTCCGCCGGGACCGACGTCGATGTGCTGGAAATCGACGGAGCGTCGAACCGCGGTATCGAGGACATCCGGTCCTTGCGAGCGAACGTAAACGTCAAATCGATGCGGACCCGCTATAAGGTCTACATCATCGACGAAGTCCACATGCTCACGCGGGAGGCGTTTAATGCACTGCTCAAGACGCTAGAAGAGCCGCCCCCGACCGTCAAATTCATCTTCTGCACAACCGAACCGAACAAGCTGCCCGACACGATTCTCTCACGCTGTCAGCGGTTTGACTTCGGGACGATCGACACGCCCAACATCAGCGTGCGACTCAAGCAGATTGCCGAGGCTGAAGGGATTGCGGTCGAAGATGCCGCCATTGAATTGATCGCCCGCCGCGCCGCTGGGTCGATGCGGGACAGCCAATCGTTATTCGACCAACTGCTCGCCTTTGGTGGCGATCCGATTACCCCGGCCGACGTGCATCGTCTGTTTGGCACGGCTGACGATCAGCGGTTGGTGGAAGTGTTTGAAGCGGTGATTTCCGGCGAGAAGGGGGCAGCACTCCAGACGCTCGACGCAGCCTTGGAAGAGGGGATTCAACTCGGCGAAGTCACGACACAGTTGTTGGACTATCTTCGCGACTTGATGGTCTTGGCAGCCGGAGCAGAGCAGGTCCGGCTCAGTTCGGTCTCCCCCGAACTGCGACCCCAACTGGTCGAACAGGCAAAACGGTGGGGCTTGGAGACGATCGTGGCCGCGATGGAGATCCTTTCGGAAGCCAAAGGCCGTATGCAGCGGGTCGCCTATGGGCGCGCCTTGGCCGAATTGGCGCTGGTGCGGATGTCGCTACTACAACACCTACACGACCTATCCGACCTAATCCGGCAGGTCAAATCGGGCGCAGTCAATCTCCCCGCTACGAATGGAACAGCACCAACTCGGCAGCCTCCGGCGGCGAATCTAACATCCGCGCCCCCACCTCAAAAAAAAACGGACCCACCCCCCGCTGAGACTCTCTCAGAGGCTATTCCCGCTCTAGAAACTCGGCCAACCATCGATTTTCAAACAGGTTCGGAAGAGGAAATATGGGCGGAAGTCCTTACGAGGGTTCCGGATATGGTAAAAACCAATGTTCAACGCGCCTCGGGAATAGCAATTATCGGGCCAAACGCACTGGAAATATCCTTCCCTAAGAGCTATCATTTCAATCTCGAGTACTGCCAACGCCGCGAGCAGATGAGTCGGCTGGAGGCCGCACTTGAGGAAGTCGTTGGGCGAAAGGTGGGAATTACCCTGAAATTGGCGGATGACCCATCTCCAGCCACAATACCAGACGAGAAAAAGGCATCACCTACGGGCACCAAACATCGGATTGACCCCGAGAATGACCCCTTGGTGAAGAAAGCCATGACCGTGTTCAACGCGACGGTGGTGAAAGTCGAAGAACGTTGA
- a CDS encoding glutamine amidotransferase: protein MANVYYVGDWALAIGPLYAESPFNCGHKGAEVFNDSTWLKTALESSGEHRVTCVPTWEFYKLPPGEYERILDEYDVLIFSDVEAKLFQLCPDMFDRRQFGKQVLTFPDRIRLTIEAVQGGLGVMFLGGWMSFTGELGRGGWGRTKLAEILPLQCLDIEDLAESSEGFAIVPELPDHPVLAGLDVAAAPPILGYNITRPRTGCEVVARFSETGDPAIAVGSFGSGRVFSYTSDPAPHWACNFVYWDEYAAFWQNACRWAAGQ from the coding sequence ATGGCAAACGTCTATTACGTCGGGGATTGGGCGCTGGCGATTGGGCCGCTTTATGCGGAATCGCCGTTCAATTGTGGGCACAAGGGGGCGGAGGTTTTTAATGACAGCACGTGGCTGAAAACGGCGTTGGAGAGCAGCGGCGAGCATCGGGTGACGTGCGTGCCGACTTGGGAGTTCTATAAACTCCCGCCCGGTGAGTACGAGCGGATTCTGGATGAATACGACGTGCTGATTTTTTCCGACGTCGAAGCCAAGCTGTTCCAGCTCTGTCCGGATATGTTTGATCGCCGGCAATTCGGCAAACAGGTGCTCACCTTTCCCGACCGTATCCGCCTGACCATTGAAGCGGTTCAGGGTGGATTGGGGGTGATGTTCCTGGGCGGGTGGATGAGCTTTACCGGCGAACTGGGCCGCGGTGGCTGGGGACGGACGAAGTTGGCGGAGATTCTGCCGCTACAGTGCCTCGACATCGAAGATCTGGCCGAGAGCAGCGAAGGCTTTGCCATCGTGCCGGAACTGCCCGACCATCCGGTGTTGGCCGGGTTGGATGTCGCCGCAGCACCACCGATCTTGGGTTACAACATAACACGTCCCCGCACGGGCTGCGAAGTGGTCGCGCGGTTTTCAGAAACTGGCGACCCCGCGATCGCTGTCGGCTCATTTGGCAGCGGCCGCGTGTTTAGTTACACGTCGGATCCTGCGCCGCACTGGGCCTGCAATTTCGTCTATTGGGACGAATACGCCGCCTTTTGGCAAAACGCCTGTCGGTGGGCGGCGGGTCAGTAA